In the Streptomyces formicae genome, one interval contains:
- a CDS encoding alpha/beta fold hydrolase, with protein MTTPTTPTTPTTPTTPTTPTTPTTPPTGTASAAPTTGTLRVPGATLHYEVRGEGPLLLLIPGGAGGAAAFDDLADGLAAEYTVATYDPRGISRSALDDPEAAQRVAEHADDAFRLLELLSPGEPARVFGMSSGAIAALHLLTTHPERVERLVAHEPPVVEVLPDAAEHRALLARVQETFRTQGLMPAVSVFAEGAKRKGDAGNDDAGKGAPAAPKPELTLPPQAAARAERTMANLPYFFGRVIPSFMAYAPDVARLQELADRVVFAGGQDSHGELPYRPAAFLAERCGTELRHFPGGHTGLTTHPDEFGELLRQVFRA; from the coding sequence ATGACCACGCCGACCACGCCGACCACGCCGACCACGCCGACCACGCCGACCACGCCGACCACGCCGACCACGCCCCCGACTGGTACGGCCTCGGCCGCCCCGACCACCGGCACCCTCCGCGTGCCGGGCGCGACCCTGCACTACGAAGTGCGCGGCGAAGGGCCGCTCCTGCTGCTGATACCCGGTGGGGCGGGCGGCGCGGCCGCCTTCGACGACCTCGCCGACGGTCTGGCCGCCGAGTACACCGTCGCCACCTACGACCCGCGTGGCATTTCCCGGAGCGCGCTCGACGACCCCGAGGCCGCGCAGCGGGTGGCCGAACACGCCGACGACGCCTTCCGGCTCCTGGAACTGCTCTCGCCCGGCGAACCCGCCAGGGTGTTCGGTATGAGCTCGGGCGCGATCGCGGCCCTGCACCTGCTCACCACGCACCCCGAACGCGTCGAGCGTCTCGTGGCGCATGAGCCGCCCGTGGTGGAGGTCCTGCCGGACGCCGCCGAACACCGCGCGCTCCTCGCGCGCGTGCAGGAGACGTTCCGCACGCAAGGGCTCATGCCCGCGGTGTCCGTGTTCGCCGAGGGGGCGAAGAGGAAGGGGGATGCCGGGAACGACGACGCCGGAAAGGGCGCACCCGCCGCGCCGAAGCCCGAGTTGACGCTTCCGCCCCAGGCGGCGGCACGGGCCGAGCGGACGATGGCGAACCTGCCGTACTTCTTCGGACGCGTGATCCCCAGCTTCATGGCCTACGCCCCGGACGTCGCCCGCCTGCAAGAACTCGCGGACCGCGTCGTGTTCGCCGGTGGACAGGACTCCCACGGTGAACTGCCCTACCGCCCGGCGGCCTTCCTGGCCGAGCGATGCGGCACGGAACTCCGTCACTTCCCCGGCGGGCACACCGGCCTGACCACCCACCCCGACGAGTTCGGCGAACTCCTTCGCCAGGTGTTCCGCGCCTAG
- a CDS encoding TetR/AcrR family transcriptional regulator has product MVRAGLTAERVTVAGAELADEVGFEQVTMSRVARRLGVKDASLYTHVRNLVDLRGRIALLAADEKTIRIAEATVGLAGKDALVAFATAWREYAHEHPGRYTATQTPIDIDPELAAHAPGPRRAVELTYGMLRGYGLAEPDLTDAVRLLRSTFHGFVALEAMGGFAHQRAPQQSWVRALDALHALLEHWPPLGDGESA; this is encoded by the coding sequence ATGGTGCGGGCCGGGCTGACGGCGGAGCGAGTGACGGTCGCGGGCGCCGAGCTCGCGGACGAGGTCGGGTTCGAGCAGGTGACGATGTCGCGGGTGGCGCGGCGGCTCGGCGTGAAGGACGCGAGTCTCTACACGCACGTACGGAACCTGGTGGACCTGCGAGGACGGATCGCGCTCCTCGCGGCGGACGAGAAGACCATCCGCATTGCCGAGGCGACGGTCGGCCTCGCGGGCAAGGACGCGCTGGTCGCGTTCGCCACCGCCTGGCGGGAGTACGCCCACGAGCACCCGGGCCGCTACACGGCGACGCAGACCCCGATCGACATCGACCCCGAACTGGCCGCGCACGCGCCGGGGCCGCGCCGCGCGGTCGAGCTGACCTACGGCATGCTGCGCGGCTACGGCCTCGCCGAGCCCGACCTGACCGACGCGGTACGGCTGCTGCGCAGCACTTTCCACGGGTTCGTCGCCCTGGAAGCCATGGGCGGCTTCGCGCACCAGCGCGCGCCGCAGCAGTCCTGGGTCCGCGCCCTCGACGCCCTGCACGCCCTTCTGGAGCACTGGCCCCCGCTCGGAGACGGAGAATCCGCATGA
- a CDS encoding class I SAM-dependent methyltransferase, giving the protein MSAQQYDEIGEAYEGFKALPLEQYSVVPGFLALVGDVRGKSVLDLACGTGFYSREFKRRGATELLGIDISGEMVAVAQALEERDPLGVRYEVGDASELRAFDERFDVGLAVQLLNYAEDIATTERMCRNVHRSLKPGGEFFLLNQSPDFDFDGPTPEKYGFRSVLTGEQVETGPKVRTTALLDPPVSFVANLPRREVYETCLRAAGFSELTWVPLTVSEAGVREFGADHWADYHANPPLEMLRCRV; this is encoded by the coding sequence ATGAGCGCGCAGCAGTACGACGAGATCGGTGAGGCGTACGAGGGGTTCAAGGCTCTGCCGCTGGAGCAGTACTCGGTGGTGCCCGGGTTCCTGGCGCTGGTCGGCGACGTGCGTGGCAAGTCGGTCCTCGATCTGGCCTGTGGCACCGGTTTCTACAGCAGGGAGTTCAAGCGGCGCGGCGCCACGGAGCTGCTCGGGATCGACATCTCCGGCGAAATGGTCGCCGTGGCACAGGCGTTGGAGGAGCGCGACCCGCTGGGCGTGCGCTACGAGGTGGGCGACGCGTCCGAACTCCGCGCGTTCGACGAGCGGTTCGACGTCGGCCTGGCGGTGCAGCTGCTCAACTACGCCGAGGACATCGCCACCACGGAGCGGATGTGCCGCAACGTGCACCGCAGCCTCAAGCCCGGCGGCGAGTTCTTCCTGCTCAACCAGTCACCCGACTTCGATTTCGACGGGCCGACGCCGGAGAAGTACGGGTTCCGCAGCGTGCTCACCGGCGAGCAGGTCGAGACCGGGCCGAAGGTGCGGACCACCGCCCTGCTCGACCCGCCCGTCTCGTTCGTCGCCAACCTCCCGCGCCGCGAGGTCTACGAGACGTGCCTGCGGGCCGCCGGGTTCAGCGAGTTGACCTGGGTCCCCCTGACGGTGTCGGAGGCCGGGGTGCGCGAGTTCGGCGCGGATCACTGGGCGGACTACCACGCCAATCCCCCGCTGGAGATGCTGCGTTGCCGTGTCTGA
- a CDS encoding RNA polymerase sigma factor, with protein MNETLLRSLTPSVLAVLVRRGADFAAAEDAVQDALVEAVRVWPADPPRDPKGWLVTVAWRRFLDARRADTARRRREDLIEEEPAPGPAPAVDDTLQLYFLCAHPSLTPSSAVALTLRAVGGLTTRQIARAYLVPEATMAQRISRAKRTVSGVRLDRHGDVATVLRVLYLVFNEGYSTDADVDLTAEAIRLTRQLAAVIDHPEVVGLLALMLLHHARRAARTGPDSALVPLAEQDRGRWDTELITEGIGILQTALARDRLGEFQAQAAIAALHADAQRAEETDWVQIVEWYDELVRLTGSPVVRLNRAVAVGEADGARAGLAELAELDDTLPRHTAVAAYLHERDGDLGTAARLYADAAGKAANLAERDHLTRQAARLNARRQ; from the coding sequence ATGAACGAGACCCTGCTCCGGAGCCTCACCCCGAGCGTGCTCGCCGTCCTCGTCCGCCGCGGAGCCGACTTCGCGGCGGCCGAGGACGCGGTGCAGGACGCGCTGGTGGAGGCGGTGCGCGTCTGGCCCGCCGACCCGCCGCGCGACCCGAAGGGCTGGCTGGTCACGGTGGCGTGGCGCCGCTTCCTGGACGCGCGGCGGGCGGACACCGCCCGCCGTCGGCGGGAGGACCTCATCGAGGAGGAACCGGCCCCGGGCCCCGCACCCGCGGTGGACGACACCCTCCAGCTGTACTTCCTGTGCGCCCACCCGTCCCTGACCCCGTCGTCCGCCGTGGCGCTCACCCTGCGCGCCGTCGGCGGGCTGACCACCCGCCAGATCGCCCGCGCCTACCTGGTCCCCGAGGCGACCATGGCGCAGCGCATCAGCCGCGCCAAACGCACCGTGTCCGGCGTGCGCCTCGACCGGCACGGCGACGTCGCCACCGTGCTGCGCGTCCTCTACCTGGTCTTCAACGAGGGGTACTCGACCGACGCCGATGTCGACCTGACCGCCGAGGCCATCCGCCTCACCCGCCAGCTCGCGGCCGTCATCGACCACCCGGAGGTGGTGGGGCTGCTCGCCCTCATGCTGCTGCACCACGCCCGGCGCGCGGCCAGGACAGGGCCCGACAGTGCCCTGGTGCCGCTCGCCGAGCAGGACCGGGGCCGCTGGGACACCGAACTGATCACCGAGGGCATCGGCATCCTGCAGACGGCCCTCGCCCGCGACCGGCTGGGGGAGTTCCAGGCCCAGGCCGCCATCGCCGCCCTGCACGCCGACGCGCAGAGGGCCGAGGAGACCGACTGGGTGCAGATCGTGGAGTGGTACGACGAGCTCGTACGTCTGACCGGCAGCCCGGTCGTCCGTCTCAACCGCGCGGTGGCCGTGGGCGAGGCCGACGGAGCGCGCGCGGGTCTGGCGGAGCTCGCGGAGCTGGACGACACGCTGCCCCGTCACACGGCGGTGGCGGCCTACCTCCACGAGCGCGACGGAGACCTGGGGACGGCGGCGCGGCTGTACGCCGATGCGGCCGGGAAGGCAGCCAACCTCGCCGAGCGCGACCACCTGACACGCCAGGCGGCCCGGCTCAACGCCCGCCGCCAGTGA
- a CDS encoding YciI family protein, translating into MAKYLLLKHYRGAPASVNDVPMDQWTPEEVSDHMRYMNDFADRLKETGEFVDSQALAPGGSFVRYDGEGRPPVTDGPFAETKDLIAGWMIIDVDSQERAVELAGELSAAPGAGGKPIHEWLEVRPFMGAKPTITE; encoded by the coding sequence ATGGCCAAGTACCTGCTGCTCAAGCACTACCGAGGCGCCCCGGCATCGGTCAACGACGTCCCCATGGACCAGTGGACGCCCGAGGAGGTCTCGGACCACATGCGGTACATGAACGACTTCGCGGACCGGCTCAAGGAGACTGGCGAGTTCGTCGACAGCCAGGCGCTCGCCCCCGGGGGATCCTTCGTCCGCTACGACGGCGAAGGCCGCCCGCCGGTCACCGACGGCCCCTTCGCCGAGACGAAGGACCTCATCGCGGGCTGGATGATCATCGACGTCGACAGCCAGGAGCGGGCCGTCGAGCTCGCCGGGGAGCTGTCGGCCGCGCCCGGCGCGGGCGGCAAGCCGATCCACGAGTGGCTGGAAGTACGCCCGTTCATGGGCGCGAAGCCCACCATCACCGAGTGA
- a CDS encoding PP2C family protein-serine/threonine phosphatase produces the protein MSTSDPPSGLVDFLADRDNAVLDLSTAVARCASALGVPEATVYLVDLQQRLLVPLDESAAAVAVDGSAAGWAYRTLSLRAGESATGGMTAWLPLLDGAERLGVLAVHAPYLDAALLRRGRALAALAAMMITSKRAYKDNVVQCTRAEPMRLPAEMLRAFLPPRTIGNHHVISTAVLEPAYEIGGDAFDHCLTRTALHATIVDAMGHNLLSGLTTAVALAACRNGRRTGSDLPELMEAVDAALGQWLPDQFCTGVLLRLDLASGALRWSNCGHPAPLLIRGNRLVEGALEREPDSPMGFSASFRSAERQVHETALEPGDRVLLYTDGLTEARLADGTEFGLERFADSVIRASTAGEVAPETLRRLIHSVLDTQSQSLRDDATILMIEWQPPGR, from the coding sequence GTGTCGACATCGGACCCGCCGAGCGGACTCGTGGATTTCCTCGCGGACCGCGACAACGCCGTACTGGACCTCTCCACCGCGGTGGCCCGCTGCGCGAGCGCCCTGGGCGTGCCCGAGGCGACGGTCTACCTCGTCGACCTCCAGCAGCGCCTCCTGGTCCCCCTGGACGAATCGGCGGCGGCCGTCGCGGTGGACGGCTCGGCCGCGGGCTGGGCCTACCGCACGTTGTCCCTGCGCGCGGGGGAGTCCGCGACCGGTGGCATGACCGCCTGGCTGCCCCTTCTGGACGGGGCCGAGCGGCTGGGCGTGCTCGCCGTCCACGCGCCGTACCTGGACGCCGCCCTGCTGCGGCGCGGCCGGGCCCTGGCAGCGCTGGCCGCGATGATGATCACCTCGAAGCGCGCCTACAAGGACAACGTCGTCCAGTGCACCCGCGCCGAACCCATGCGGCTCCCCGCCGAGATGCTCCGCGCCTTCCTGCCGCCGCGCACCATCGGCAACCACCACGTGATCTCGACCGCAGTGCTCGAACCCGCGTACGAGATCGGGGGTGATGCCTTCGATCACTGCCTCACCCGGACGGCCCTGCACGCCACGATCGTCGACGCCATGGGCCACAACCTGCTCTCCGGGCTCACCACGGCGGTGGCTCTCGCCGCCTGCCGCAACGGCCGACGCACCGGGTCGGACCTGCCGGAGCTCATGGAGGCCGTGGACGCGGCGCTCGGCCAATGGCTGCCCGACCAGTTCTGCACGGGCGTCCTGCTCCGGCTCGACCTCGCGAGCGGGGCCCTGCGCTGGAGCAACTGCGGACACCCGGCACCCCTGCTGATCCGCGGCAACCGGCTCGTCGAGGGGGCCCTGGAACGTGAACCCGACTCGCCCATGGGCTTCTCCGCGTCGTTCCGCAGCGCGGAGCGCCAAGTGCACGAGACGGCGCTGGAACCCGGCGACCGCGTGCTCCTCTACACCGACGGACTGACCGAGGCGCGGCTAGCCGACGGCACGGAATTCGGCCTCGAACGGTTCGCCGACTCGGTGATCCGTGCCTCGACCGCCGGGGAAGTGGCGCCCGAGACCCTGCGCAGGCTCATCCACTCGGTCCTGGACACGCAGTCCCAGTCGCTCAGGGACGACGCGACCATCCTCATGATCGAGTGGCAGCCGCCGGGCCGCTGA
- a CDS encoding ferritin-like domain-containing protein translates to MAEFLTDIKTIRERARQQIEKGPVTDAYGADLERVLGVLNEALATEIVCTLRYKRHYYTASGLYSEPVAAEFLEHAQEEQEHADKLAQRIVQLGGEPDFNPDTLTSRAHAEYDASTDLIEMIKEDLVAERVAVAAYTEIAKWLGDGDPTTRRVFEELLAQEEEHADDLRGLLERIPGGQRG, encoded by the coding sequence ATGGCCGAGTTCCTGACCGACATCAAGACCATCCGCGAGCGGGCCCGCCAGCAGATCGAGAAGGGTCCGGTGACGGACGCCTACGGGGCGGACCTGGAGCGCGTTCTCGGCGTACTCAACGAGGCCCTTGCCACGGAGATCGTCTGCACGCTGCGCTACAAGCGGCACTACTACACCGCCTCCGGGCTCTACTCCGAGCCGGTGGCCGCGGAGTTCCTGGAACACGCGCAGGAGGAGCAGGAGCACGCCGACAAGCTGGCGCAGCGGATCGTGCAGCTGGGCGGCGAGCCCGACTTCAACCCCGACACCCTCACGTCACGGGCCCACGCGGAGTACGACGCCAGCACCGACCTGATCGAGATGATCAAGGAGGACCTGGTGGCCGAGCGCGTCGCCGTGGCCGCCTACACCGAGATCGCCAAGTGGCTGGGGGACGGCGACCCCACCACGCGCCGCGTCTTCGAGGAACTCCTCGCACAGGAGGAGGAGCACGCCGACGACCTGCGCGGTCTGCTGGAGCGCATTCCGGGTGGGCAACGGGGGTGA